The Pseudomonadota bacterium genome includes a window with the following:
- a CDS encoding NRDE family protein — MCLVLMAYEHHPRYRLVLAANRDEFHERPSQSAHWWQEHPGLLAGRDLEAGGTWLGVNRSGRLALVTNFREPGARAPGKRSRGELVRDFLTTDLPVAEFAADLSANVSDYSGFNLVVFDGKDCLYLCNRGEFQQALQPGVHGLSNHRLDTAWPKVEKTRHRFADTLSSADIDKAELFSIIGDNRPSDDKILADTGTGRDLERLLSAPFVISPGYGTRCSTLVLWDNSGEIHFSERSFTPAGKMDQEKTYKIRLD; from the coding sequence ATGTGCCTGGTACTCATGGCCTATGAGCATCACCCGCGCTATCGCCTGGTGCTGGCAGCCAACCGGGATGAGTTTCATGAGCGGCCGAGCCAGTCCGCGCATTGGTGGCAAGAGCACCCGGGGCTCCTGGCGGGGCGGGATCTGGAAGCCGGCGGCACGTGGCTCGGTGTGAACCGGAGCGGACGGCTGGCGCTGGTGACGAATTTCCGCGAGCCTGGCGCCCGCGCCCCTGGAAAGCGCAGCCGAGGCGAGCTGGTCAGGGACTTCCTCACAACCGACCTGCCGGTTGCAGAGTTTGCCGCAGACTTGTCGGCCAATGTTTCTGATTACAGTGGTTTTAACCTGGTCGTTTTCGATGGCAAAGACTGCCTGTATTTGTGCAATCGCGGTGAATTTCAGCAAGCCCTGCAACCGGGAGTCCACGGACTAAGCAACCATCGCCTGGATACGGCCTGGCCAAAAGTCGAGAAAACACGCCATCGGTTTGCCGATACCCTGTCGTCTGCTGATATCGATAAAGCAGAATTATTTTCCATAATTGGTGATAATCGCCCATCTGATGATAAGATATTGGCCGATACCGGGACCGGCCGTGATCTGGAAAGATTGCTGTCGGCACCGTTTGTCATTAGCCCCGGATATGGCACCCGCTGCTCTACGCTGGTGTTGTGGGACAACTCCGGTGAGATTCATTTTAGCGAACGCAGTTTTACGCCAGCCGGCAAAATGGACCAGGAAAAGACCTACAAAATCCGGCTCGACTGA